A window from Mycobacterium botniense encodes these proteins:
- a CDS encoding STAS domain-containing protein produces the protein MSATDPMTTSVGYHEGIAVLAVDGDVDLVTAPTLEEVIATVVADRPTALVIDLSAVQFLASAGLKLLAATREKIRGSSRFAVVAHGPATRRPIHLTGLDEMFAVYSTVDDALTAIQDSEFDH, from the coding sequence TTGTCAGCTACGGATCCCATGACGACCTCGGTGGGCTACCACGAGGGGATCGCCGTGCTCGCTGTCGACGGTGACGTCGACTTGGTCACCGCTCCGACCCTCGAAGAGGTGATCGCGACCGTGGTCGCCGATCGCCCCACAGCGCTCGTCATCGATCTCTCTGCGGTGCAGTTTCTCGCCTCGGCAGGGCTCAAACTGCTGGCGGCCACCCGCGAGAAAATCCGTGGCTCGTCTCGATTTGCAGTGGTCGCACATGGGCCGGCGACACGGCGGCCCATCCACTTGACGGGGCTGGACGAAATGTTCGCTGTGTACTCCACCGTGGACGATGCGCTGACGGCGATCCAGGACAGCGAATTCGATCACTAG
- the ponA2 gene encoding transglycosylase/D,D-transpeptidase PonA2 — translation MLERRETVTVLKLAGCCLLASVIAAALMFPVAGGIGLMSNRASEVVANGSAQLLTGEVPAVSTMVDAKGNTIAWLYSQRRFEVPSDKIANTMKLAIVSIEDKRFAEHNGVDWKGTLTGLAGYASGDVDTRGGSTIEQQYVKNYQLLVTAQTDAEKRAAVETTPARKLREIRMALTLDKTFSKPEILTRYLNLVSFGNNSFGVQDAAQTYFGVNASDLNWQQAALLAGLVQSTSALNPYTNPEGALARRNLVLDTMIENLPGEADALRAAKAEPLGILPQPKELPRGCIAAGDRAFFCDYVQEYLARAGISKEQLARGGYTIRTTLDPDVQMSVKQAIDKFAPPDLPGIASVMSVIKPGKDSHKVLAMASNRRYGLNTDAGETMRPQPFSLVGDGAGSIFKIFTTAAALEMGMGINAQLEVPGRFQAKGMGSGGAKGCPKETWCVVNAGNYHSPMNVTDALATSPNTAFAKLISQVGVPRAVDMAIKLGLRSYADPGTARDYDPDSNESLADFIKRQNIGSFTLGPFELNALELSNVAATLASGGVWCPPNPVDKLVDRNGKEIAVNTEACDRVVPEGLANTLANALSKDSQPGGTASGSAAAAGWTLPMSGKTGTTEAHRSSGFVGFTNRYAAANYIYDDSSTPSDLCSNPLRRCGDGDLFGGNEPARTWFTAMKPIATKFGDIHLPPTDPRYVEGSANAHVPSVAGLDVEAARQRLKEAGFQVADQPTPVNSTAKYGEVVGTSPSGQTLPGSIITIQTSNGIPPAPPPPPEGLPLPVGSQVVEIPGLPPITIPLLAPPPPAEPPPP, via the coding sequence ATGCTGGAGCGCCGCGAGACTGTCACGGTCCTCAAGCTCGCCGGCTGTTGTCTGCTGGCCAGTGTGATCGCCGCCGCGCTCATGTTCCCGGTGGCCGGCGGGATCGGGCTGATGTCCAATCGCGCCTCCGAAGTGGTTGCCAACGGCTCGGCTCAGCTGCTCACAGGCGAAGTGCCGGCGGTCTCGACCATGGTTGACGCGAAGGGCAACACGATCGCCTGGCTGTACTCGCAACGTCGGTTCGAAGTGCCCAGTGACAAGATCGCCAATACCATGAAGCTGGCAATCGTGTCGATCGAGGATAAGCGCTTCGCCGAGCACAACGGTGTGGACTGGAAAGGTACGCTGACCGGACTGGCCGGCTACGCCTCCGGTGACGTCGACACCCGCGGCGGCTCGACTATCGAACAGCAGTACGTCAAGAACTATCAGCTGCTGGTCACGGCCCAGACCGACGCTGAGAAACGCGCCGCCGTCGAGACCACCCCGGCCCGTAAGCTGCGCGAAATCCGGATGGCGCTCACCCTCGACAAGACGTTCAGCAAGCCCGAAATCCTGACCCGTTACCTCAACCTCGTATCGTTCGGCAACAACTCGTTCGGTGTGCAAGACGCCGCGCAAACCTACTTCGGGGTGAATGCGTCGGACTTGAACTGGCAGCAAGCCGCACTCCTGGCCGGACTGGTGCAGTCGACCAGCGCACTCAACCCCTACACCAACCCCGAGGGCGCGCTGGCGCGGCGAAACCTGGTCCTGGACACCATGATCGAAAACCTTCCCGGGGAGGCCGACGCCCTGCGTGCGGCGAAAGCGGAGCCGCTGGGGATATTGCCGCAACCGAAAGAATTGCCGCGCGGCTGTATCGCGGCGGGCGATCGCGCCTTCTTCTGTGATTACGTGCAGGAGTATCTGGCGCGCGCCGGCATCAGTAAAGAGCAATTGGCCAGAGGCGGCTATACGATCCGCACCACCTTGGACCCGGACGTCCAGATGTCGGTCAAACAGGCCATCGACAAATTCGCTCCGCCCGATTTGCCGGGAATCGCCAGCGTGATGAGTGTGATCAAACCCGGTAAGGACTCCCACAAGGTGCTGGCGATGGCCAGCAACCGCAGGTACGGGCTGAACACCGACGCCGGCGAAACGATGCGGCCACAGCCCTTCTCCCTGGTCGGCGACGGTGCGGGATCGATATTCAAGATCTTCACGACGGCCGCTGCGCTGGAGATGGGCATGGGCATCAACGCCCAGCTCGAGGTGCCGGGCCGGTTCCAGGCCAAGGGCATGGGCAGCGGGGGCGCCAAAGGCTGCCCGAAGGAGACCTGGTGCGTGGTCAACGCGGGAAACTACCACTCCCCGATGAACGTGACCGACGCGCTGGCGACCTCACCGAACACCGCGTTCGCCAAACTGATCTCGCAGGTCGGCGTGCCACGCGCGGTGGACATGGCCATCAAGCTTGGACTGCGCTCGTACGCCGACCCGGGCACTGCCCGCGACTACGATCCTGACAGTAACGAGAGTTTGGCCGACTTCATCAAACGCCAGAACATCGGCTCATTCACCCTGGGCCCCTTCGAGCTGAACGCCCTGGAGTTATCGAATGTGGCGGCCACGCTGGCGTCGGGGGGTGTCTGGTGCCCGCCCAATCCGGTCGACAAGTTAGTCGACCGAAACGGTAAGGAGATCGCGGTCAACACCGAGGCCTGCGACCGGGTGGTGCCCGAAGGCCTGGCGAACACGCTCGCCAACGCGCTCAGCAAGGACTCCCAGCCCGGCGGCACCGCGTCGGGTTCGGCGGCGGCGGCGGGCTGGACGTTGCCGATGTCCGGCAAGACCGGCACCACCGAAGCCCACCGCTCGTCGGGTTTCGTGGGGTTCACCAACCGCTACGCGGCGGCCAACTACATCTACGACGACTCGAGCACACCGTCGGATCTGTGCTCCAACCCGTTGCGCCGCTGCGGTGACGGGGATCTATTCGGTGGCAACGAGCCGGCCCGTACGTGGTTTACTGCCATGAAGCCGATCGCCACCAAGTTTGGTGACATCCACCTGCCGCCGACGGATCCCCGCTACGTCGAAGGGTCCGCCAACGCGCACGTGCCCAGCGTGGCCGGCCTGGACGTAGAGGCGGCGCGTCAGCGTCTGAAGGAAGCCGGTTTCCAGGTCGCCGACCAGCCCACGCCGGTCAACAGCACCGCAAAGTACGGCGAGGTGGTCGGAACGTCACCGAGCGGTCAGACGTTGCCGGGGTCGATCATCACAATACAAACCAGCAACGGGATTCCCCCGGCGCCGCCCCCGCCGCCGGAGGGCCTGCCGCTGCCAGTGGGCTCGCAGGTAGTGGAGATCCCCGGACTTCCGCCCATCACGATTCCGCTGCTGGCACCACCGCCGCCCGCCGAGCCGCCGCCACCGTAG
- a CDS encoding SpoIIE family protein phosphatase, which translates to MREHGRIGPIEWAGATRSLPGEQACGDYVIALDVGGQAALFAGLDGLGHGEEAETAALCAVEVLKHARAEPLEAMIELCHRALMSTRGAAMTLARIDFESDMLSWIGVGNVTANLIAKAPSGVAIRSATPLASGIVGFRMPDTVVARNVAIRPGDLLVIASDGISEGHLDSVDFAASAVAISDQVLGKHAKDTDDASVLAARHRGASP; encoded by the coding sequence GTGCGTGAGCACGGCCGGATCGGTCCAATCGAGTGGGCAGGGGCAACCCGCTCACTGCCCGGTGAGCAGGCCTGCGGGGACTATGTGATCGCGCTCGACGTGGGAGGTCAGGCCGCATTGTTCGCCGGGCTGGACGGATTGGGCCACGGCGAGGAAGCCGAAACGGCGGCACTGTGCGCGGTGGAGGTGCTCAAGCACGCCCGCGCCGAACCCCTTGAGGCGATGATCGAACTGTGTCACCGGGCCTTGATGTCCACCAGAGGGGCTGCGATGACCCTGGCCCGGATCGATTTCGAATCTGACATGCTGAGCTGGATCGGCGTCGGCAATGTCACCGCGAACCTCATCGCTAAGGCGCCAAGCGGTGTCGCGATTCGTTCTGCCACTCCGCTCGCCAGCGGCATTGTCGGATTCCGTATGCCGGACACGGTAGTCGCGCGGAACGTTGCAATCCGCCCCGGCGATCTGCTGGTCATCGCAAGCGACGGTATCAGCGAAGGACATTTGGACAGCGTCGACTTCGCTGCGTCCGCCGTGGCGATCAGCGACCAGGTCCTGGGTAAACACGCCAAGGACACCGATGATGCGTCGGTGCTTGCCGCGCGTCACCGAGGTGCATCGCCATGA
- a CDS encoding SpoIIE family protein phosphatase, translating into MTDAEKFRLHYAAALHCYLDARDQASLAVGHELGREALREQISMLDIVEHHFQLIDELAKDAGVDGTAALEFLLQTLAALDVVTRGFLDGTRRYEEQRARLEDLADRDEFRTALVNSLQEGFFVADHDGAVIEINDAFTQITGYPAEGLPYRWPHPWLVDKKAARQAWDRLNRENSVQYETPIRHQGGTLLWVAVSINVVTAYSGDRDVYVGTVRDVTAERAFAARESAVLRLATAVSVAKNIAELLSATLDECGTAIDAQRVVVVMWPPNDVEPVVQAAGQPPVSSWRDLDPLLRQTLEEARHHLPLTVRLVESADMPGESRGIVAVLSGAGDALWLEFGGPRRISAEDRLLVTMLVGHLGLAMHHVRQFETARETSLTLQRAMLAPLELPAGFAVRYEPAVPPLEIGGDWYDVLPIDEHRIGIVVGDCVGRGLPAAAVMGQLRSSARALLLTGAEPALLLEQLDSVAELIPGAYCTTVFLATLETETGVLQYSSAGHVPAVLATPQSGATLLSAASSVPLVVHRDRSRPQASQVLPPGATLMLFTDGLVERKHDSIDAGIARAAEVLTNTMNLPVEAVADAVLRELTPAEGYDDDVAIVLYRRILSPLRIETDATADYLVDIRHQLASWLSALTVPEALISDIVLAVNEACTNSVEHAYRGHDRGTMMVDANVDGSGVRVRVADSGSWKTPGADDHRGGRGLPLIRAVSHQVDLNCTTTGTTVEMRFVV; encoded by the coding sequence ATGACCGATGCGGAAAAGTTTCGCCTCCACTATGCAGCGGCGCTGCACTGCTATCTCGACGCACGGGATCAGGCCAGCCTGGCCGTCGGACATGAGCTCGGACGCGAAGCCCTGCGGGAACAAATCAGCATGCTCGATATCGTCGAGCACCACTTCCAGCTGATCGACGAACTCGCGAAGGACGCTGGCGTCGACGGAACGGCAGCACTGGAGTTTTTGCTGCAGACACTGGCCGCGCTCGACGTCGTCACTCGGGGATTCCTCGACGGCACGAGACGTTACGAGGAACAGCGGGCGCGGTTGGAGGATCTCGCCGACCGCGACGAGTTCCGTACCGCTTTGGTGAACTCGCTGCAGGAGGGATTTTTCGTCGCCGACCACGACGGTGCGGTCATCGAGATCAACGATGCGTTCACTCAAATCACCGGTTACCCGGCAGAGGGTTTGCCATACCGGTGGCCACACCCATGGTTGGTGGACAAGAAGGCGGCACGGCAGGCGTGGGACCGCCTCAACCGGGAGAACAGCGTCCAGTACGAGACACCGATTCGGCATCAAGGCGGCACTCTCTTATGGGTAGCCGTGAGCATCAACGTGGTCACCGCCTATAGCGGCGATCGGGACGTGTATGTGGGTACGGTCCGCGACGTCACCGCTGAGCGTGCCTTTGCGGCGCGGGAAAGCGCGGTCTTGCGCCTCGCCACAGCGGTCAGTGTCGCCAAGAACATTGCCGAGTTGTTGTCGGCCACTCTCGATGAGTGCGGCACCGCCATCGATGCGCAGCGCGTGGTCGTGGTCATGTGGCCACCGAACGATGTTGAGCCGGTCGTGCAGGCAGCGGGCCAGCCGCCCGTATCGAGCTGGCGGGATCTCGATCCACTGCTGCGCCAAACGCTTGAGGAAGCCCGCCACCACTTGCCGCTTACGGTCCGGCTGGTGGAGTCGGCCGATATGCCGGGTGAGTCACGCGGCATCGTCGCGGTGCTCTCTGGCGCCGGCGATGCGCTGTGGTTGGAGTTCGGCGGCCCTCGCCGGATCAGCGCCGAGGATCGACTCTTGGTGACTATGCTCGTCGGTCACCTGGGTCTGGCGATGCACCATGTCCGACAGTTCGAAACTGCGCGCGAGACTTCGCTGACATTGCAGCGTGCCATGTTGGCGCCCCTGGAGCTTCCGGCAGGTTTTGCCGTTCGCTACGAACCCGCTGTCCCGCCACTGGAAATCGGCGGCGACTGGTATGACGTATTGCCCATCGACGAGCACCGCATCGGAATCGTCGTCGGCGACTGCGTGGGCCGGGGCCTGCCCGCCGCCGCGGTGATGGGGCAGCTTCGCAGTTCGGCACGCGCGCTTTTACTGACCGGCGCCGAACCAGCCCTGTTGCTCGAACAACTCGACTCGGTGGCGGAGCTCATACCGGGTGCCTACTGCACGACAGTGTTTCTGGCGACACTGGAGACCGAAACCGGCGTCCTGCAGTACAGCAGCGCCGGTCACGTTCCCGCGGTGCTTGCTACACCGCAGTCCGGGGCAACCTTGTTAAGCGCTGCGAGTTCGGTTCCGCTCGTGGTGCACCGAGACCGGTCCCGCCCGCAGGCATCCCAGGTGCTGCCGCCGGGTGCGACCCTGATGTTGTTTACCGACGGCCTCGTAGAACGGAAACATGATTCGATCGACGCAGGGATCGCGCGTGCCGCTGAGGTTCTCACGAACACGATGAATTTACCTGTCGAGGCTGTCGCGGATGCGGTGCTTCGGGAACTGACACCGGCAGAAGGGTACGACGACGACGTCGCAATCGTCTTATATCGAAGGATTCTTAGCCCTCTTCGGATCGAAACCGATGCTACTGCTGACTATTTAGTGGATATCAGACATCAGCTCGCCAGCTGGCTGAGCGCTTTGACCGTTCCGGAAGCGCTCATTTCCGACATCGTCTTGGCCGTAAACGAGGCCTGCACCAACAGTGTCGAGCACGCATACCGTGGACATGACCGGGGAACGATGATGGTCGACGCCAACGTCGACGGCTCCGGAGTTCGTGTGCGCGTCGCCGACTCCGGTTCCTGGAAGACCCCGGGTGCCGATGACCATCGTGGCGGGCGGGGCCTGCCGCTGATCCGGGCCGTCAGCCACCAGGTCGACCTCAACTGCACCACAACCGGGACCACCGTGGAAATGCGCTTCGTCGTGTGA
- a CDS encoding anti-sigma regulatory factor, with amino-acid sequence MADDVVVEVDNPDDIVTARQAGHQLASDLGFSLTDVTMIATAISEVARNITSYAGRGAVRVMVADREGRKALVVRAEDAGPGIADVERALEDGYSTSRGLGLGLPGARRLMDRLIVESAAGQGTVVEMWKWVPPSA; translated from the coding sequence ATGGCAGATGACGTGGTCGTCGAGGTCGATAACCCCGACGACATTGTCACTGCCCGTCAGGCGGGTCACCAACTCGCCAGTGATCTCGGTTTTTCGTTAACAGATGTCACCATGATCGCTACGGCGATCTCCGAGGTTGCACGCAACATCACCAGCTACGCTGGTCGCGGCGCGGTTCGGGTCATGGTGGCCGACCGGGAGGGTCGCAAAGCGTTGGTGGTGCGCGCCGAGGATGCCGGACCCGGTATTGCCGACGTCGAGAGGGCGCTGGAGGATGGGTATTCGACCAGCCGCGGGCTTGGGTTGGGTCTGCCCGGTGCCCGCCGGCTTATGGACCGGTTGATCGTGGAATCCGCCGCCGGGCAGGGCACAGTCGTCGAGATGTGGAAATGGGTTCCGCCGAGTGCGTGA
- a CDS encoding STAS domain-containing protein encodes MPVPILKQGPILIATVQAALTDSDTERLQHDLMERVSRFRAQGIIVDVTAIDVMDSFAARSLRTIAHMTRLRGAETVIVGVQPEVAFAMVQLGLGFEDMHTALDLEEGLALLNRHRAQGKSTIGRDDGR; translated from the coding sequence ATGCCGGTACCAATCCTGAAACAGGGCCCGATTCTGATCGCGACGGTGCAGGCTGCGCTCACCGACTCCGACACCGAACGCCTCCAGCACGACCTCATGGAACGTGTCAGCCGGTTTCGCGCACAAGGAATCATCGTCGACGTCACCGCCATCGACGTGATGGATTCGTTTGCTGCCCGCTCGTTGCGCACCATTGCGCACATGACGCGGCTGCGCGGGGCCGAAACCGTGATCGTGGGTGTACAGCCGGAGGTGGCCTTCGCGATGGTCCAGCTCGGTCTTGGGTTCGAGGACATGCACACCGCACTGGACCTGGAAGAAGGCCTTGCTCTATTGAATCGTCACCGCGCCCAAGGCAAATCAACGATTGGACGCGACGATGGCAGATGA
- a CDS encoding WhiB family transcriptional regulator, which yields MSGTRTTAHSTKTTSAHRTLRRADAESRIAWVSQALCRTADPDELFVRGAAQRKAAVICRHCPVMLECGADALDNRVEFGVWGGMTERQRRALLKQHPEVVSWADFFAAQRKRRTAG from the coding sequence GTGTCAGGTACACGAACCACGGCGCACAGCACCAAGACGACATCTGCTCACCGCACGCTCCGACGCGCCGATGCCGAATCCCGGATCGCTTGGGTGTCCCAAGCGCTCTGCCGCACCGCCGACCCTGATGAACTTTTCGTCCGCGGGGCCGCACAGCGCAAGGCTGCGGTGATCTGTCGGCACTGTCCGGTGATGTTGGAGTGTGGTGCCGACGCCCTGGACAACCGCGTGGAGTTCGGCGTGTGGGGTGGGATGACCGAACGTCAGCGTCGTGCCCTGCTCAAACAGCACCCTGAGGTGGTGTCGTGGGCGGATTTCTTCGCCGCCCAACGCAAACGCCGCACGGCGGGTTGA
- a CDS encoding PLP-dependent cysteine synthase family protein yields MTQRSRIAVRSRSRDWSDNAIRLIEADARRSADTHLLRYPLPSAWCADAGVELYLKDETTHITGSLKHRLARSLFLYALCNGWIGENTTVVEASSGSTAVSEAYFAALLGLPFIAVMPASTSVAKVALIEAQGGRCHFVQHASEVYAEAERVAKETGGHYLDQFTNAERATDWRGNNNIAESIYVQMREEKHPIPHWIVVGAGTGGTSATIGRYIRYRRHATRLCVVDPENSAFYPAYAESRGDVVITASSRIEGIGRPRVEPSFLPDVVDRMVSVPDAASVAAARHASAVLGRRVGGSTGTNLWGAFGLIAEMVASGRSGSVVTLLADSGDRYADTYFCDEWVAAQGLDTAAAAATLAAFERSCLWE; encoded by the coding sequence TTGACGCAGCGATCCCGCATCGCAGTCCGGAGCCGGTCACGCGACTGGTCGGATAACGCAATCCGGCTGATCGAGGCCGACGCGCGCCGCAGCGCCGATACCCATTTGCTGCGTTATCCGCTGCCGTCGGCCTGGTGCGCAGACGCTGGTGTCGAGCTCTACCTCAAAGACGAGACGACACACATCACCGGCAGCCTCAAACATCGGCTAGCGCGCTCGTTATTCCTGTATGCGCTGTGCAACGGGTGGATCGGTGAGAACACGACGGTGGTGGAGGCGTCATCCGGCTCGACCGCGGTGTCCGAAGCATATTTTGCCGCCCTGCTGGGTCTGCCGTTCATCGCCGTGATGCCGGCGTCGACCAGCGTCGCCAAAGTCGCGCTGATCGAAGCACAAGGTGGCCGTTGCCATTTCGTACAGCACGCGAGCGAGGTCTACGCCGAGGCGGAGCGGGTCGCCAAAGAGACGGGGGGACATTACCTGGATCAGTTCACCAACGCCGAGCGAGCGACTGACTGGCGGGGCAACAACAATATCGCCGAGTCGATCTACGTTCAGATGCGCGAGGAGAAACATCCCATCCCGCACTGGATAGTGGTCGGGGCGGGTACGGGCGGCACCAGTGCGACGATCGGCCGCTATATCCGCTACCGGCGTCACGCCACCCGGTTGTGTGTGGTTGATCCCGAGAACTCCGCGTTCTACCCGGCCTACGCCGAATCCCGCGGCGACGTAGTGATCACCGCATCGTCGCGCATCGAAGGCATCGGCCGACCGCGGGTGGAGCCGTCCTTTTTGCCCGACGTAGTTGACCGCATGGTCTCCGTGCCCGATGCAGCCTCGGTAGCCGCCGCCCGCCACGCCAGCGCTGTGCTGGGCCGGCGGGTGGGCGGGTCGACGGGCACCAACCTGTGGGGAGCTTTCGGCCTCATTGCCGAAATGGTTGCCTCAGGTCGTAGCGGCTCGGTGGTCACGCTGCTCGCGGACAGCGGTGATCGCTACGCTGACACCTACTTCTGTGACGAGTGGGTGGCCGCCCAGGGGCTTGACACCGCCGCAGCGGCTGCGACGCTGGCTGCATTCGAACGCTCGTGCTTGTGGGAGTGA
- a CDS encoding metallophosphoesterase, protein MSAAHDPIALKRVSAVALGSAVAGVGYASLIERNAFVVREVTMPVLSPGSSPLRVLHISDIHMRPHQRRKQAWLRELGAWEPDLVVNTGDNLAHPKAVPAIVQALGDLLSLPGVFVFGSNDYYGPRLKNPLNYVTNPSHRVYGKPLPWQDLRAAFTERGWLDLTHTRREFEVGGLLIAAAGVDDPHIGRDRYQTIAGPANPAANLRLGLTHSPEPRVLDRFAADGYQLVLAGHTHGGQLCLPFYGAVVTNCGLDRSRVKGTSRWGAGMRLHVSAGIGTSPFAPLRFCCRPEATLLTLTAAPMGDRDSRRKLGRSQPTVSVH, encoded by the coding sequence ATGAGTGCCGCTCATGACCCGATCGCCCTGAAACGCGTGTCGGCTGTGGCGCTTGGCTCAGCCGTGGCCGGTGTGGGCTACGCCTCGCTCATCGAGCGCAACGCGTTTGTCGTGCGCGAGGTCACCATGCCCGTGTTGAGCCCGGGCTCCTCTCCGCTGCGGGTGTTGCATATCAGCGACATTCACATGCGGCCCCACCAGCGCCGCAAGCAGGCGTGGCTGCGTGAATTGGGCGCGTGGGAACCCGACCTCGTCGTCAACACCGGCGACAATCTGGCTCACCCGAAAGCGGTGCCTGCCATCGTCCAGGCACTCGGCGATCTGCTATCCCTACCGGGTGTTTTCGTGTTCGGCAGCAACGACTATTACGGGCCGCGGCTGAAGAACCCGCTGAACTATGTGACCAATCCAAGTCATCGGGTCTACGGTAAACCGCTGCCCTGGCAGGATTTGCGCGCTGCGTTTACCGAGCGGGGCTGGCTCGACCTGACCCACACTCGCCGCGAATTCGAGGTGGGCGGGTTGCTCATCGCCGCCGCAGGTGTGGACGACCCGCATATCGGACGCGACCGCTACCAGACCATCGCGGGCCCGGCAAACCCGGCGGCGAACCTCCGACTGGGGCTGACCCATTCGCCGGAGCCGCGCGTCCTGGACCGTTTTGCCGCCGACGGCTACCAACTGGTGCTGGCCGGCCACACCCACGGTGGGCAGTTATGCCTGCCGTTTTACGGGGCGGTGGTGACCAACTGCGGTCTGGACCGCTCCCGGGTGAAGGGAACATCACGCTGGGGGGCCGGCATGCGGTTACATGTTTCGGCCGGAATCGGAACGTCCCCGTTCGCGCCGCTGCGATTCTGCTGCCGGCCGGAAGCCACTTTGCTGACACTGACCGCTGCCCCGATGGGCGACCGCGACTCGCGCAGAAAACTGGGCCGGTCACAGCCCACTGTGTCGGTGCATTGA
- a CDS encoding STAS domain-containing protein has protein sequence MSDPTTGFASTAAAAQTTGISTDGLLPQLVQHLRQNRTALREEWARRIAEAKLLTAMTPEELFSEATAVYDNYVEVLETGSVEALQAYARDLSERIIPRGVETDEVVGIVLLLRDVLARSLFKKYQSDFDLLNRVLDAYEPAANRIANTVAVSFVQERERIIRQQQEAIRELSTPVLQVREQLLILPIIGVLDSQRARQLTEQLLRAIRANRAKVVVIDITGVPTIDSTVANHLVQTVDASGLMGASVIITGLSSEIALTLVTIGLDLSKMNAVGDLQGGIEEAERLLGYEVTRTGEQTG, from the coding sequence ATGTCCGATCCGACGACAGGTTTCGCCAGTACCGCTGCCGCCGCGCAGACGACCGGGATCTCCACCGACGGTCTGCTGCCGCAGCTGGTTCAGCATCTGCGGCAGAATCGAACCGCCTTGCGCGAGGAGTGGGCCCGCAGGATCGCCGAGGCGAAGCTCCTCACCGCCATGACGCCCGAGGAACTCTTCTCCGAGGCAACCGCCGTCTACGACAACTATGTGGAGGTGCTTGAGACCGGCAGCGTCGAGGCGCTGCAGGCCTACGCGCGTGACCTCTCCGAGCGGATCATCCCCAGGGGCGTGGAGACCGACGAGGTCGTCGGCATCGTGTTGCTTTTGCGGGACGTCCTCGCGCGCTCCTTGTTCAAGAAATACCAGTCGGACTTCGACCTGCTCAACAGGGTGCTCGACGCCTACGAGCCGGCGGCCAACCGTATTGCCAACACGGTGGCGGTCAGCTTCGTCCAGGAACGCGAGCGGATCATCCGCCAGCAACAGGAAGCGATCCGCGAGCTGTCCACCCCGGTGCTCCAGGTGCGTGAGCAGTTGCTGATCCTGCCGATCATCGGCGTCCTGGACAGTCAACGCGCCAGACAACTCACCGAACAGCTGCTGCGCGCCATCCGGGCGAACCGGGCGAAAGTCGTGGTCATCGACATTACCGGTGTGCCCACCATCGACTCGACCGTCGCCAACCACCTCGTGCAGACGGTCGACGCATCGGGGTTGATGGGCGCGAGCGTGATCATCACCGGTCTGTCCTCGGAGATCGCGCTGACCCTGGTGACGATCGGGCTGGACCTGTCGAAGATGAATGCGGTCGGCGACCTGCAGGGCGGTATCGAGGAGGCCGAACGTCTGCTGGGCTACGAAGTCACCCGCACCGGCGAACAGACCGGGTAA